The genomic interval CCGGGGTGGTGATGGTGGTCATGTTTGCTCTCCGTGATCGAGGTTAAAGGCCGGGTTCAGGCCCGCGCCCTGAACCCCTGGCCCTCGCCGAGAGCGGGGAATGGGAGGGGAGCAAACGGAATCTGCGCGGGTGGTGCGGGCGCACAAGTGCAACGCGGAGCCACGGCCGCGCTGATTGCGCTTGCTGGGGAGGGATGGGGCGGCGCCCCGTCCTCCCCTTCACGCGAAGATGCCTTGCGGAGAAACAGCCTCGCGCCCCTCCTTCCCAAAGGGCGCGATCTTGCCACGGGCGCATCCTCGGATAGCCCTATGCGATGATCCCGCATGCGCGAATGTCGGGGTTGGGCGTCAAAGACCCATGCGGATGTCGGGATCAGGCTCCATATTGGATTTAAATCATGGATTCAGCCTGCCCGGCGGACTCGCGTTGCTCAATCGAGCGGGCAAAGCGCGCCAGGGTGCGCCCGATCACGTCGTCGGCCGCGATGAACGTGGCCCACCGGTCGAGGGGTAGCGACGCCAAGCGTTCTTCCGTCTCGGCCTCGCTCGTCTGCCGTGCATGAAGGTGATCGTCGGGAACCGGTGTCGTCATGCCGAAGAAGCCGAGTATCCGCCGCGCGGCCTGCGGCAGGCAAAGGCGATAGGCGTTGCTCGTCTGCCGGAGCTGCGGCCCGCGCCCGTCCAGCCCGGTCGGCTCGTAGCGGCGCAGCCAGTCGATGAAGCCGTGACGGCGGAGGTTCTTCATGGCGCGGACGATGGCGTCCTTCGACCGTTTCAGTCGGTGCATCATGGTCTGGATGGACGGCTCCAGCCGCCCGGTGCGGAAATCGACCAGGCGGACCAGAAGCTCAAGCAGCTCGATCGCCACCGATCCGAGCGGCCCGCTGCGCTCGCCAGGTCGCCGTTCGGCCAGTTCAAACCGCTTGGCGGCCATGAGCACGGCTTTCGCCTCATGCCGTCCTATAGGCTGCCAGAACGCGGCCTCGCAGCGCCCCTTGGGACGGCTTGCGCGGCGCACCGGAACGGAAGCCGGTCGCTTGCGCGGCCCGTCGCCAACGAATGTGTGTATATGTTGAAATGTCATGGTCTCCTCCATTGTTGGAGGGCGCGATGACGCGGGCGAAAGACAAAAGCACTCCTGCCTCGCAAGTAATACTTGCAAGTCGATGTCGCTTTGGCCTATATTGGGAATGTTGGTTTCCGAATATAGGCGCGTCTATCGCCAATCAAAAAAGCCCCTCGCCGCTGCAAACGGCAGGGGCTTTGTCATTTTGCCCTTTGGTTGATGTTATCTAGGTAGGCTTCAAGCGCCTTCTCTATAACCGGAGCGCGACTCCGAACGCCGAGAGCGTCCTTTATTTGGTCAAGGCGGGCAACGAGATTGGCGGGAACGTAGACGTTGACGATACGCCCCCCTTCCGACCGCTTCTTCTCGTGGTACAGAGCAAGGTATTCTTTATTGGTTTTGACTTCTTTATTGCTTTTCATGAAAACATGGTGGGTATATTTTTGTTTATTGGCAACAAGAATATTGGATGGCGCAGAAACCCTTGCTTTCGAGATGTCGTCCAATCCTGAAATAGCCGCCAAGTCACGAATCAAAGCGCCGATTCGAGAATCAAGCGCGGGCGATGTCGTCCAGCCGGGCTTTCCCCTTCTTCACGAACAGCAGGTCGAGGGCTTCTTCGAGAAGGGCCTGAACGGTGGTGTCTTCCTCCGCTGCGATCATGCGAAGCTGACGTGCGATCCTCGGATCGAAATGCCCGGCGACAAGCTTGGTGCCGACGCGTGATGGCCGCTGCGCAGCGGGCGCGCTTCGGGCGTCAGCCGATGACTTGCTGACGTCCGGCGCTGCGGCGGGTGGCGGTTCATCGAGTGGCGCTGCACGGTTAATGGCCGCCAAGAGCGCGTTTGGTTTTCTGCTCGGTGATGTCATTCGGTGCCTCCGCAATGTGTATACAGGTATAGTCGTATAGGTGTTTGAGCTCCTCGGCGGCCTTGCCCTGGGCTTCGTATTCCTGCGCGACCTGGCCGGTTTGCTGGGCGCGGGAGTAGGCGATGCGGTTGCCGATCCGCACCGGACAAAGGGCGATGCCGAGCTGCGCCACGGCCTCCTCCGCATCGCCTACCTCCCTGCCGCTCGGCGGACAAAACGTCAGCACCACGGCTGCGCGCTTGCTGAACGCCTTGATGAGATCGACCGTGCGCGTCATGGCTATGATGTCGAGAACGGCGGGCTTGGCGGGGATCAACACGAAGTCGGCGAGCTTCGCCGCGTCATAGGCAATGTCCTTGGCGAAAGGCGGCGTGTCGATGATGACCAGATCGGCCCCGGCCTCCTCGGACGCCTTCAGGACATGCTCAAGCCGGGCGGGCGGGATCGCCGTGACGGCTGGCCCGTCGTCGCCCCTGTTGTCATTCCAGAATGTCGCGCTCGCCTGCGGATCGAGGTCGAGAAGCAGGCATTGTTGCCCGCGCCTTGTCGCCTCGACCGCGAGCGCTGTTGCAAGTGTCGTTTTTCCGACGCCGCCTTTTTGAGAAATAATGGAAATTATCTTCAATAACGCCTCACCAATACAATACGAATCAAACATGTATACACATTAACACATATACAGGTTTTGAAATATACTGGTTTGATCGTATAGGTATTTACCGCTCCGGCCCGCCTCTATCGCGGTCTCTCTCGCGGGCGCGCCGCTCACGCGCCTCGCGCGCCTTCTTCATGCGGATGGCCTTCTCGCGGCGCGCCAGCTTCTCAAGCTCCTCCTGCGTCAGGGGCGTGCGCTCGTCCGCCGGCTTCAATCCGTCAGAAGGGATCAGGCCGGGCTTCCTGTCGCGCTCGCGCGGCCGGCCAGTATCTCCCGGCAGCGCACCCGCCGGCTTCGCCTCCGGCGTCGATCCGGGAGGCGCCGCAGGCGGCTTGACCGTCGGCGGCTGGCCGCCGGGGGCGACAGGCGTCCCACCGCGCACCCTGGCCGGATCGACCTTGGCGACGGGGAGCGGTGCGGGCTTGCCGCGCTCCTTGGCCTCCAGCTCGTCCCTGAGTCGCGCCACCACCGCGTCCGTTTTCGCGTCCATGCGCTTGAGGGATTCGGCATCGAATCCCGGCACGCTCTGATCGGGCAGCGGATCGAGACCCTGCTGTCCAGCCGGGGGCTTGCGCTTGAAGGTCGAGGGCTGGCCGGTATCGGGCAGCACGGTCGCGCGCGGCTTCGCGCCGCCGCCCGACGATGACGACCCGGACTTGCCGTCGCCCTTGTCGCCGCTGTCTGAGCCGCCCCCCTGATCGCCGTGACCGAGCTCGTCGAGGACGCGCGCGACAATGCGATCGACCTCCTCGTTCATCGCCTTCAGGCGGGCGGGATCGAGGTCTGGATGGGTGTCATCGGGCTGAAGCTCCGACGACGGGACGGCCTCCGGTATCTCGGCGACCGGACGGGCGACCGGCGTTGCGGCCGAAGGTGAAGATCCTCCCTGCGACACCGCGCGGCCCTCGGCCTGCGCATGGCGCGCCTTCATGCGCTCGATCAGGGCATCGACCTCGCGCGTCCGGTCTTGCTCATGCTGACGCGCGAGCGCATCGCGCTCCCCGGCCTGCGCCTCGCGCAGCCGGTCCCGCGCGTCGGCATGATCGGCCAGCAGGCTGCGGCCCTCGGCCCTGAGCCGCGCCCGCAGCAGGTTGAGCTGGCGGTCCTGCTCCATCTTGAAGGCGGCGAGCTTTGCATTGCGCTCGGCCTTGGCAGCACGCCCCTTCAAGGTGACGATCTCGCCAAGGCGGCGGATGAAGCCCGGCTTCAGCTCGTCCCGGTAGGCGTCATGGGCCGCGCGGGCGTCATGGACGGCGCTGCGCAGCTCCGCCATCGCCGCACGGCGGGCGGTAAGCTGCGCCATGCGCTGCGCGTCCTGAAGGGCCTCGAAGCTCCGGCTGTGGCGAAGTGCCAGCTCCGCCACGGCCTCGGCCGCGCGATCCCCCTGGGCCTTGTCCAGCCGGGCGAGCGCAAGGTCGATCACTTCGAGCTGTTCCTTCAGGCGCTCACGGTCGGCGTTGCGGTCCTTGACCGCCTCGTAGTCGCCGATCGTGCGCTCGGCCTTCTCCGGCTCGCCATTGCGCAACGCCTCCGTTGCGGTCGGGCCGAGCTTCGGCTCCGGTTCGCGGTCCACACCCTGATTGGCAAGGCTGCGATGATCGACGCGGAGATTGAGGCCAAGCCGCTCGAAGAGCCGGTTCTGCGCCTCGGCCCAGGCCACCCGCGTCTCATGCAGAAACTCCTTGCCGTTCCAGGACCGCTCCTTGGGGCCGAAGGTGCCGAGCGTGAGCGCGCGGGTCGTCAGCATGACGTGCGCATGGTAGTTGCGCTCGTCGCCCGACGGGGAATGGCCGTGGATGGCGACATCCGCGATCATGCCCCGGCTGACGAACCGCTCGTTCACGAATTGCCGGACCAGAGCCTCACGCTGCTGGTCGGTCAATTCGTGCGGCAGGGAGAGCAGGACCTCGCGGGAGAGCTGGGCGTCCTTGCGACGCTCGGCGGCCTCGACCGCGTTCCAGAGCTTGGCGCGGTCCTGCATCCAGTCGGGGGCGTTATCGGGTGCGAGAATGAAGGCGGCCTTGACGTTCGACTTCCGGGTGAAGTCGTGCGTCTCGCCATAGGTCTGGTCAACGATCTTCTCGGAGGCGCGATAGGCGGCCGCCGCGACGGCCTTATGGCCGGCCGCGCGCGAGATGATCTTGAACTCGCAGCGATAGATCGCCACCGATGGGTCTCCCTGCCGCCCGGCCAGTCCAGAGGGGCCGCCTCCCTCTGGGCGTGATCGAACGGCGCTTGTGTTCGCGGGTTCGGGCAGCGCCCGTGCCGAAGCGCCAAAGGCGCGCAGGCGAGGGGAAGCCCTGCGGCGAGGGGATACCTCCCCTTGAGCACCTAGCGCGGAACATTGCGCCAGCAATGTATAACCGCGCTATTATAGTTTCACACGCTTCAGCTTTCCAATTCCTTAACGCATTTGTGGTAATCTGGACACATGCACCGAAATCCGGCACGATGGGGGCAACTCGCACCACGATTCAATCGCCTGGCTCGACCGATGGCCCCTCGCAACTCACGCGACGCGCTGCTCGAAAAGCGCCGCAGGATCGAAGCGCAATTGAAGGCGCTCGATGCGCGTGATCGTGAGCAACAGCGCAAGGACGACACCCGCCGCAAGATCATCATCGGCGGGCTGGTCATGGCGGAGATGGAAAGCGACGCGGACCTGCGGGCCGCAGTGCGCCGCCTGATCGAAGAGAAGGCCGGTGACAAGGACCGGGACTTCCTCGCGGAATGGCTGGCATCCGTAGCGTCGCCGTCGCTCGAAGATGCCGCCGGATCACGGCAGGCGCAGGCCCCCAAGGCCGCGCCGCCCGTGCCACAAGAGACACCGCATACGGCGGCAAGAGAAGCTCCGGCAAAGTCGTCGCTGATCCTGCCGGGTCAGGGCGGCACGGCGGACAAGCCGCCGTCAAAGCCGTCCATCATATTAAGGCCGTGACATAGCACAGGGGTGTCGCAATGGCGGGAAAGGACGACAAGGACAAAGCCGGCAAGCCGCCGTTCAGTCCCTTCCCGGCCAGCGGCGCGTTCGGCAAGCCGCCTCCGATGTTCCAGAACCTTCAGGACGGCGATGCGGCCCGGCCGGCGGAGCCGCCAAGGACGGCCGCCGGGAAAGCAGACGATGAGGCGAAGGGCGCGGATGCGCCTTCGCCCTTGGCCAATGTCGCCGCCAGGGCGCCGGAGCTGAAGGCCACGCTGGGGCGGTTCGGGCGCGATGCGCTCGGCCGCTTGAACGCGGCCGGGGCGGCGCTGCGGGAGACGGCCACGGCGACCGATAGCGAGACGCCCAAGCGTCCAGCAAAGCCGACGCCGCAGCCCGATGCGCCGAAGGCGCGGGGGCAAGCGGCGGAGTCACAGAAAGGCGCATGGGCGCGCTACCGGCGCGGCCTGATCGTTTTCGTGGTCGGGGCATGGCTGGTCTTTGAACATGCGCGGCGCAACGTCCCGCCCGCATTGGTGGGCGGGCAGCCGCCCGAAGCTTTCCTGTTCTCCCAGCTCGGCGCGAACGCCCTCGCCGCCGTCGCGGGTCTGATCCTCGGCCTCGTCCCGGTGCTGCTCATGACGCGGTTCCGCGATATCGGCCTCGCGCTGCTGGGGGTGCTGCTGCTTTATTTCATCTTCCTGCCCGTGGTCGGCACGGGGATGGTGTTTTTCACCGGCGCGGCCGCCGTGGTCGGCGGCATCGCGCTCGGCGTGTGGTGGTTCGGCAAGGAAGGCGTCTCCCTCCCGGAGACCTTCGGCACGTCACGATGGGCGAAGCTGAAAGACCTCACCGATGCCGGCCTGACCGGCGAGGAAGGCTTTCGGCTCGGCGCCTTCCGGGAGGGCAAGGAGGAAGCGATCATCCGCTATGCGGGATCGCGTCACCTCCTGACCGTCGCGCCGACGCGCGCCGGCAAGGGCGTCGCGGCGATCGTGCCGAACCTGCTCACCTATCGCGGCTCGGCGCTCGTGATCGACCCGAAGGGAGAGAACGCGCTGATCACGGCCAAGCGCCGCGTGGCGCTTGGCCAGGCCGTCCACCTGCTCGATCCGTGGAACATCGCCGCCGGCAAGCTCGGCATGAAGCCCGCGCGGTTCAACCCGCTCGACATGCTGCGGCCCGACGATCCCGATCTCGTCGAGAACGCCAACCTGATCGCCGACGCGCTCGTCGTATCGTCGGGCGGGGCGAATGATCGCTTCTGGGACGACGAAGCGCGCGCGATGATCGTGGGCCTCATCCTATGGGTCGTCACCGCGCCGCAGGAAGAGGGCAAGCGCACGCTCGGCCGCGTGCGCGACCTGCTCGTCCTCGAACCCAAGGAGCTATTCGGGGTGTTCGGGCGGATGATCGAATCCGATCATCCCGTGGTCGAATCCTCCGGCACCCGCGCCATGCAAAAAGAGGAGAAGGTCTTCTCGAACGTGCTGGCGACGGCACAGTCGCACACCAACATGCTCGACTCCCCGCGCATCCGGGAAAGCCTCTCCGGCTCCGATCTATCCTTCGCCGATCTGAAGGCGAAGCCCTCGACCGTGTTCCTGATCCTGCCGGCCGACCGCCTCGACACCTATGGCCGCTGGCTGCGGCTGCTGGTGCAACAGGCGATCCTCGTCAACGCCCGCAACATCGAGGCCACCCCCGCGCGGCCGATCCTGTTCCTGCTCGACGAGATGGCGGCCCTCGGCCGCCTGACGATGGTCGAGCAAGCCTTCGGCCTCATGGCGGGCTTCGGCATGCAGCTCTGGGGGATCGTACAAGACCTGTCCCAGCTCCGTCGCCTCTACGGCGACGGCTGGGAGACCTTCATCGGCAATTCCGGGGTGTTGCAGTATTTCGGGAGCCGGGACCGCATGACGGCGGAGTATTTCTCCGCCCTGTGCGGCGTGGCGACGGTGTGGAACATCTCGACCGCCGTGTCGTCGGCGATGGGCGGCGGAAGCCGCGAGTCGGAAAGCCGGACGACGGCGAACGCGCAACGCTCGCTCGCCTATCCCGACGAACTGATGACGCTCCGGCAGGAGCGCCAGCTTCTGTTCGTCGAGAACGGCTATCCGATCCTCGCCGACAAGACGCCTTGGTTCGCCGATCCCGCCCTGGAGGGGCTCGGCAACGATCTGCACAAGCCGCGCTGAAGGCGGTGGCGCGGCACTCGCCGCGCCCTTCCTTGCCGGGCGCACCGCCCGGCGCCATCGTGCCGCAGCCCAAGACGGGACGCCTTCCCGCCGGGGCGGGAAGGTCGAGGGGCCTATTGCCCCTCTTTCTCCTCCTTGGCGTCCTCCGGGCGGTTCTCGCGGATCACGAAGCGGCCGGTCTTCATCGGGATCATGTCGAGGTCGAGGTTGAAGCCCTTGCCGTCCTTGTGCGCCCAGGCGGCGCCGATGCGGTTCCAGCGGGCTTTGTCTTCTTTGCCGGTGACGTGGAACACGGCGTGGGTGGGCTTCTTGCTTTTCGTGGTTTCGGTGGTGGTCATGATCGTATCTCCTGATCTTGGGTTCCAAGACCGCGACCCTCGCGGCCTTACGGGGGACATTCGGGCCGATCCCGTGAGGCCGGGGCGCAAGGGGTAACACGGCCCCGAAGGGGGTGGTGCGGGCATCCCCTTGCGCGACGGCCGGGATGGGCCTTGCTCCTCCCGAAAAAAGGCCGTGCGGGGGGCGTTCGCCGGAACCTCGTTCCATGATCGGGACGGTCATGCGTCTCCTCCGCCGAAAGGCAGAAGCCGCCACGAAGTGGCTCCGTATTCCCTCGTGCCGGGAACCAAGCCCGCCCGCTCCGGCCACTGTCCGATGCGATCGGACCGTAAGGGCATCAAGCCTGCGCTCCCGCCCTGTGCGCGATGACGCCGCTCAATCCGATCCAACGGAGCCGCAGCATCAAAGGAGAAGGAAAGGTGGGCGATGACCGCACTCGACCCTTGCAAGAAGGATTGTCACCGAATGGCCGAAACGGGCGCTTGCGGCCGGTTCGGGGAGCAACGCGAGTAAAGCCTGACCCGAAGGGCTTGCAAATATTCCAAAATCGAACGCACCACTAAGCTGCTCAATACTCTGAATTGAGAATCTTGGACATTCATCGTTAACTACTTGTTTCTTATTTCCTCATGTATAATGACCATACATTGCAGAAAGCAAAGCATTATAGAAAATATCTACTAGGAGATTTTGATGAAAACGGTAACACAAGAAAAGGGATTTACGCTCGTCGAGCTAGCAATTGTGATGGTCATCATTGGATTGCTGATCGGCGGCATTTTGAAGGGCCAAGAGCTTATCAAGAACGCGTCAGTTTCGGCAACAGCTGCACAGCTCAAGGCATTTGAAGCGGCCTACACGACCTTTATCGACGTTTACGGTGGGAAGCCTGGCGATCTGTCCACTGCCACCGCCAAAATACAAGCCTGCATTGGCGGGAACCGCTGTCGCAATGGTGACGGGAATGGCTGGATTTGGCACGCCAACAGCTCTATGAGCAATCCTGGCGCGACTGACGAAGGCGTCGCCGGCGAGCTGTATCAGGCCCTGAAGCACATGGCGGCAGCCGACCTCATCGGCGGCATTCGCCTGAACACCGCACCTGGAACTGACGCGCTCATCAGCGCGAAAATCGGTGGCTACCTGTATCTTGGAGACATCCTTGGAAACGCATCCTATCACCGAGGCTCCGGTACGGCGTTCACACCGGCCGGAATCTATGTGAGCCAGTCGCTGCACCAGAATGCCAACCCCCGTTCGGGCCGGGTAAACACGCCTTCCGAAACAGCACGTCTTGATCGGAAGATCGACGATGGTGTTCCTGGCACGGGGTCGCTTCTTGCATTTGGTCAAGAAACCTGCGTCAACGGTCGCAACTATCGCGAAAATAACACCGAGAAGCTGTGCGCCTTCGGATACAAGATCAGATAAATGGCACACCACCGAGACAAAAGAACGCCCCTGAAATATCAGGGGCGTTTTAGTTTTCTGACATAGCCGCAGTAAATGAGCTATACCATCAATATATCATACCCGATTGAAATCGGAAACAAGCATCAAAGAGGTGGACATCCAAAAAGATAAACGGAACCGTCATCGGTTGCGCTGTCATCATTGTATAGTCCACTTCCCGCAACGACGTTGCCGGACACGGCGACATCCTCTCCAAAATAGTCGCCCTCAGAAGGCGTATTCGGAACGATCGTCGCCAACACGCCCCAATTGTCTGCTCCTCCCTCGTTTCGGGAATACACATAGACGTATCCTGCGTCAGTCGCATTCACATCGTCCGCTGGCGCCCCAACGATAAGAATGTCGCCGGAGAGGTCTACAGACCTCCCAAAGAGAGCATTCCCCACGCCTGCTCCTGGGTAGGGAATCTTCTTGAAAAGCCCCCAGTTACCCGGCCCGCCATGGTTCCGATAGTAGATGTATATGGCGCCTTTGTCGGTGCCGCCTTCGTCATGGTTGGGCGACCCCACAACAACGGTGTCCCCTGAGACAGCAACATCCCAACCGTAAAGGTCGCTGGCCGCTTGCCCGACTAACCTTTTCGTCTGGCCCCAGTTCTCCGCGCCGCCGAAGTCTCGCTCGAATATGTAGACCGCTCCGGCGTCCGTCCCATTGGCGTCCTCGTAGGGCGCCCCTGCAACCAATACTGTTCCGGCTATGTCAACCGACTGACCAAACCGGGCCGAGTGCTCCGTCACGCTCGATTCGATCTTCTTTCTCTGTCCCCAGTTGTCTGCCCCACCCTCATTGCGATGGAACAAATACACGGCTCCAGCATCCCCCTGAAGCGGCGGAATAAGATCGCGGTCGTGGCGCCATGCGCCCAATGCGATGTAGTCCCCAAAAAGGGAAAGACCATTTGTCTCACCGGCACGGTCTTCCACCTGCACACCGATCGGTTTGATGAGCTTGATTTGCCCCCAGTTGCCCGCACCTCCGACGTTACGCCCGAAAATCCACGCCCCACCGCCTCTCGTGACACCGCCGGTGCTATCGAGCGGCACAGATACAACCATGTATTCCGGTGAAATGTCGATCTTCTGGCCAAAATATAGATCGTTCTGCGGCGATGGCGGTGTAACATGCTTTTCAAGTGTCCAGGTAGAGTTAGGCTGTCGTCTGTAGATGTTTACTCCCCCCTCACGTGCAAGCCGGTTTGTCAGCCAGAAGCCGCTCTTGAAGATGATGGAAACCGCCGCGTAGTCGCCGGACACTGCAACAGAGTCACCCATACGTCTTGAGTATCCATACGTCCCGGGCGGAGTGAGTTTCGCCTGCTGGGACCACGTGGCTCCCGACCGACCGAAGACGTATGCGGCTCCGACTTTGATGCCGTCGTTTTCCTGATACGGGGCGCCGGCCATGAGGTAGTTGCCGGTCGAGGATACCGTTGCGGCCCTGCCGATTTCGTCCAAGGTGTTGGTATCTGATCCCCAGAGGTACGTCTGCAAACCCCAGTTGTTGGCCCCGCCCTCGTCTTTGCGGAAAACAAGGACCGCTCCTGAGTCGGTTCCGAGCGCGTCATTCAAGCGCGATCCAACGACCATGTAGTCGCCCCCGAGGCCAAGCTGTTCAAGACCGATATGCCGCGATGTCGGAGAAACGGTCGCGTCCGCCGCCTTCGCCACGAGTCCCCAGTTGTTTGCACCGCCCTGATTGCGTTCAAAGATGAAGACCGTGCCTCGATCCCCAAATTGCTCGTCATCATAAGGCGCAGAAATGGCGAGCCGGTCGGCTGTGCCGTCGCCGTCCAAGTCGATGATATCCATGGAGTGACCGAAATAGTCGTTCGC from Polymorphum gilvum SL003B-26A1 carries:
- a CDS encoding replication protein A, which codes for MTFQHIHTFVGDGPRKRPASVPVRRASRPKGRCEAAFWQPIGRHEAKAVLMAAKRFELAERRPGERSGPLGSVAIELLELLVRLVDFRTGRLEPSIQTMMHRLKRSKDAIVRAMKNLRRHGFIDWLRRYEPTGLDGRGPQLRQTSNAYRLCLPQAARRILGFFGMTTPVPDDHLHARQTSEAETEERLASLPLDRWATFIAADDVIGRTLARFARSIEQRESAGQAESMI
- a CDS encoding ribbon-helix-helix protein, CopG family; protein product: MDDISKARVSAPSNILVANKQKYTHHVFMKSNKEVKTNKEYLALYHEKKRSEGGRIVNVYVPANLVARLDQIKDALGVRSRAPVIEKALEAYLDNINQRAK
- a CDS encoding ribbon-helix-helix domain-containing protein codes for the protein MTSPSRKPNALLAAINRAAPLDEPPPAAAPDVSKSSADARSAPAAQRPSRVGTKLVAGHFDPRIARQLRMIAAEEDTTVQALLEEALDLLFVKKGKARLDDIARA
- a CDS encoding AAA family ATPase encodes the protein MFDSYCIGEALLKIISIISQKGGVGKTTLATALAVEATRRGQQCLLLDLDPQASATFWNDNRGDDGPAVTAIPPARLEHVLKASEEAGADLVIIDTPPFAKDIAYDAAKLADFVLIPAKPAVLDIIAMTRTVDLIKAFSKRAAVVLTFCPPSGREVGDAEEAVAQLGIALCPVRIGNRIAYSRAQQTGQVAQEYEAQGKAAEELKHLYDYTCIHIAEAPNDITEQKTKRALGGH
- the mobQ gene encoding MobQ family relaxase — encoded protein: MAIYRCEFKIISRAAGHKAVAAAAYRASEKIVDQTYGETHDFTRKSNVKAAFILAPDNAPDWMQDRAKLWNAVEAAERRKDAQLSREVLLSLPHELTDQQREALVRQFVNERFVSRGMIADVAIHGHSPSGDERNYHAHVMLTTRALTLGTFGPKERSWNGKEFLHETRVAWAEAQNRLFERLGLNLRVDHRSLANQGVDREPEPKLGPTATEALRNGEPEKAERTIGDYEAVKDRNADRERLKEQLEVIDLALARLDKAQGDRAAEAVAELALRHSRSFEALQDAQRMAQLTARRAAMAELRSAVHDARAAHDAYRDELKPGFIRRLGEIVTLKGRAAKAERNAKLAAFKMEQDRQLNLLRARLRAEGRSLLADHADARDRLREAQAGERDALARQHEQDRTREVDALIERMKARHAQAEGRAVSQGGSSPSAATPVARPVAEIPEAVPSSELQPDDTHPDLDPARLKAMNEEVDRIVARVLDELGHGDQGGGSDSGDKGDGKSGSSSSGGGAKPRATVLPDTGQPSTFKRKPPAGQQGLDPLPDQSVPGFDAESLKRMDAKTDAVVARLRDELEAKERGKPAPLPVAKVDPARVRGGTPVAPGGQPPTVKPPAAPPGSTPEAKPAGALPGDTGRPRERDRKPGLIPSDGLKPADERTPLTQEELEKLARREKAIRMKKAREARERRARERDRDRGGPER
- a CDS encoding type IV secretory system conjugative DNA transfer family protein, yielding MAGKDDKDKAGKPPFSPFPASGAFGKPPPMFQNLQDGDAARPAEPPRTAAGKADDEAKGADAPSPLANVAARAPELKATLGRFGRDALGRLNAAGAALRETATATDSETPKRPAKPTPQPDAPKARGQAAESQKGAWARYRRGLIVFVVGAWLVFEHARRNVPPALVGGQPPEAFLFSQLGANALAAVAGLILGLVPVLLMTRFRDIGLALLGVLLLYFIFLPVVGTGMVFFTGAAAVVGGIALGVWWFGKEGVSLPETFGTSRWAKLKDLTDAGLTGEEGFRLGAFREGKEEAIIRYAGSRHLLTVAPTRAGKGVAAIVPNLLTYRGSALVIDPKGENALITAKRRVALGQAVHLLDPWNIAAGKLGMKPARFNPLDMLRPDDPDLVENANLIADALVVSSGGANDRFWDDEARAMIVGLILWVVTAPQEEGKRTLGRVRDLLVLEPKELFGVFGRMIESDHPVVESSGTRAMQKEEKVFSNVLATAQSHTNMLDSPRIRESLSGSDLSFADLKAKPSTVFLILPADRLDTYGRWLRLLVQQAILVNARNIEATPARPILFLLDEMAALGRLTMVEQAFGLMAGFGMQLWGIVQDLSQLRRLYGDGWETFIGNSGVLQYFGSRDRMTAEYFSALCGVATVWNISTAVSSAMGGGSRESESRTTANAQRSLAYPDELMTLRQERQLLFVENGYPILADKTPWFADPALEGLGNDLHKPR
- a CDS encoding prepilin-type N-terminal cleavage/methylation domain-containing protein, translated to MKTVTQEKGFTLVELAIVMVIIGLLIGGILKGQELIKNASVSATAAQLKAFEAAYTTFIDVYGGKPGDLSTATAKIQACIGGNRCRNGDGNGWIWHANSSMSNPGATDEGVAGELYQALKHMAAADLIGGIRLNTAPGTDALISAKIGGYLYLGDILGNASYHRGSGTAFTPAGIYVSQSLHQNANPRSGRVNTPSETARLDRKIDDGVPGTGSLLAFGQETCVNGRNYRENNTEKLCAFGYKIR
- a CDS encoding FG-GAP repeat protein; this encodes MIKHIIKITTACIMIAGLLLLSSGPVAASCPVPLAGQFSLTYNNGTKFMAGCKFGDSYRNLCGLPGAACTPSQEGDLEYSTAGSVLRYCNGSNWINVQCEALGSCVGIEAGTITADALQMKYCNGVTWQAMYNDGICTGIGVQEALFTPSGAAGGVEATYYAWGRSIDMTDDYAIVGAHRATTNRIVDGAATIYKRSGASWTRLKELSPTVHSANGAFGRAVGLSGNYAIVGHEGAWRISIFKKDQGGADNWGQIATHTGDSNFGVSVDIFGDKAIAGSHNYSAGGTVGIGRARIYRRDRGGADAWGLAAILNFPDVNPVHYDYFGWVVTIAGDIAAVAAAHRDEPGAVNTGAVYLYRETSQDTWTYFKKLTNPNGMDANDYFGHSMDIIDLDGDGTADRLAISAPYDDEQFGDRGTVFIFERNQGGANNWGLVAKAADATVSPTSRHIGLEQLGLGGDYMVVGSRLNDALGTDSGAVLVFRKDEGGANNWGLQTYLWGSDTNTLDEIGRAATVSSTGNYLMAGAPYQENDGIKVGAAYVFGRSGATWSQQAKLTPPGTYGYSRRMGDSVAVSGDYAAVSIIFKSGFWLTNRLAREGGVNIYRRQPNSTWTLEKHVTPPSPQNDLYFGQKIDISPEYMVVSVPLDSTGGVTRGGGAWIFGRNVGGAGNWGQIKLIKPIGVQVEDRAGETNGLSLFGDYIALGAWRHDRDLIPPLQGDAGAVYLFHRNEGGADNWGQRKKIESSVTEHSARFGQSVDIAGTVLVAGAPYEDANGTDAGAVYIFERDFGGAENWGQTKRLVGQAASDLYGWDVAVSGDTVVVGSPNHDEGGTDKGAIYIYYRNHGGPGNWGLFKKIPYPGAGVGNALFGRSVDLSGDILIVGAPADDVNATDAGYVYVYSRNEGGADNWGVLATIVPNTPSEGDYFGEDVAVSGNVVAGSGLYNDDSATDDGSVYLFGCPPL